One window of the Microbispora sp. ZYX-F-249 genome contains the following:
- a CDS encoding antibiotic biosynthesis monooxygenase family protein, producing the protein MIARIWRATATPEGADGYERHFTASVLPSLRDVDGHRGAYLLRRDSDGRVEIQVVTLWESMDAIRRFAGDDPGAAVVEPAARAVLLGYDATVTHHTVSVSDGDLQ; encoded by the coding sequence ATGATCGCGAGAATCTGGCGCGCGACCGCGACCCCGGAGGGCGCGGACGGCTACGAGCGGCACTTCACCGCGTCGGTCCTGCCCTCCCTGCGCGACGTGGACGGGCACCGCGGCGCGTACCTGCTGCGGCGGGACAGCGACGGCCGGGTGGAGATCCAGGTCGTGACGCTGTGGGAGTCGATGGACGCGATCCGCCGCTTCGCGGGCGACGATCCCGGCGCCGCCGTCGTCGAGCCCGCCGCCCGGGCCGTCCTGCTCGGCTACGACGCGACGGTCACCCACCACACGGTCAGCGTGTCAGACGGTGACCTTCAGTGA
- a CDS encoding cytochrome P450 encodes MKFDPWNPEFVAHPYDAYRDLRDNEPVSFFEPTGQWLIARHADVNALLRDRRLGRSYLHVATHEEFGRQPEPDFQEPFWRVIRAGMLDVEPPVHTRLRRLVSKAFTPRMVESLRPRVRRIATELTEGLVERGGGDLLAEVAEPLPVTVIAEMLGVPEADRHLLRPWSADICGMYELHPSPEVQHTAVRAASEFAEYLRGLARARRERPGDDMISALAQVVDDGDRLTEDELIGTCVLLLNAGHEATVNATGSGWWALFRNPGELERLRADPGLMPTAVEELLRYDTPAQMFERWVLEDVEVGGVTIPRGVEVALLFGSANRDPEVFADPDRLDIGRADNPHISFGAGIHFCLGAPLARVEMAESFGALLRLAPGLELAEEPTWKPSYIMRGLESLKVTV; translated from the coding sequence GTGAAGTTTGATCCTTGGAATCCCGAGTTCGTGGCTCACCCGTACGACGCCTACCGCGACCTGCGGGACAACGAGCCGGTCAGCTTCTTCGAGCCGACCGGACAGTGGCTGATCGCCCGGCACGCCGACGTGAACGCGCTGCTGCGCGACCGCCGGCTGGGCCGGTCCTACCTGCACGTGGCCACCCACGAGGAGTTCGGCAGGCAGCCCGAGCCGGACTTCCAGGAGCCGTTCTGGCGGGTGATCCGGGCCGGCATGCTCGACGTGGAGCCCCCGGTGCACACGCGGCTGCGCCGCCTGGTGTCCAAGGCCTTCACGCCCCGGATGGTCGAGTCGCTGCGCCCGCGCGTACGCAGGATCGCGACCGAGCTGACCGAGGGACTGGTCGAGCGCGGCGGCGGCGACCTGCTGGCCGAGGTCGCCGAGCCGCTGCCGGTCACCGTGATCGCCGAGATGCTGGGCGTGCCCGAGGCCGACCGTCACCTCCTGCGCCCCTGGTCGGCCGACATCTGCGGGATGTACGAGCTGCACCCGTCCCCGGAGGTCCAGCACACGGCCGTACGCGCCGCGTCGGAGTTCGCCGAGTACCTGCGCGGGCTGGCCAGGGCGCGCAGGGAGCGGCCGGGCGACGACATGATCTCCGCGCTCGCGCAGGTGGTGGACGACGGCGACCGGCTGACCGAGGACGAGCTGATCGGCACCTGCGTGCTGCTGCTCAACGCCGGGCACGAGGCCACGGTCAACGCCACCGGCAGCGGGTGGTGGGCGCTGTTCCGCAACCCCGGCGAGCTGGAGCGGCTGCGCGCCGACCCCGGCCTGATGCCGACGGCGGTCGAGGAGCTGCTGCGCTACGACACCCCGGCGCAGATGTTCGAGCGGTGGGTGCTCGAGGACGTCGAGGTCGGCGGGGTGACGATCCCCCGGGGCGTGGAGGTCGCGCTGCTGTTCGGCTCGGCGAACCGGGACCCCGAGGTGTTCGCCGACCCGGACCGCCTGGACATCGGCCGGGCGGACAACCCGCACATCTCGTTCGGTGCCGGGATCCATTTCTGCCTCGGCGCGCCGCTCGCGCGGGTGGAGATGGCGGAGTCCTTCGGCGCGCTGCTGCGCCTCGCCCCCGGCCTTGAGCTGGCCGAGGAGCCGACCTGGAAGCCCAGCTACATCATGCGCGGCCTGGAGTCACTGAAGGTCACCGTCTGA
- a CDS encoding aminotransferase class V-fold PLP-dependent enzyme — MSALTFVQQAVTRVTEPDAVPVRLPAVVGAGLEVPVRGGRLVPYANLDYAASAPCLEPVSATVAAALPAYSSVHRGAGYASQLTTARYEQARHTVRAFVGARPGDALIFVRNTTDAMNLLARSLPEGTTVVVFDTEHHATLLPWPDAVRLAPPAFPGEAIRAADEALTAIEGPALLVVTAASNVTGELWPIAGLAHVAHRHGARIAVDAAQYVPHRGLNLAALDLDYVAFSGHKLYAPFGAGVLVGRPDWLADADPYLRGGGAVRSVGETVDWSDDPEARHEAGTPNVLGAIALAAACDALTTTGWIALVREEERLLARLRAGLATIPGVRELSLWGPDHPRVGIVSFAVEGRTAREVAETLSAEHGIGVRDGKFCAHPFVRHLLGGDDAGCADGTVSAVRASIGIGTTEEHVDRLVDALREIAAA, encoded by the coding sequence TTGTCCGCACTCACCTTCGTCCAGCAGGCCGTCACCCGCGTCACCGAGCCCGACGCCGTCCCCGTACGCCTACCGGCCGTCGTGGGCGCCGGCCTGGAGGTGCCCGTCAGGGGCGGCAGGCTCGTGCCGTACGCGAACCTCGACTACGCGGCGAGCGCGCCCTGTCTCGAGCCGGTGAGCGCCACCGTCGCGGCGGCGCTGCCGGCCTACTCCAGCGTCCACCGGGGCGCGGGCTACGCCTCACAACTCACCACCGCGCGGTACGAGCAGGCCAGGCACACCGTGCGGGCCTTCGTCGGCGCCCGTCCCGGCGACGCCCTGATCTTCGTGCGCAACACGACCGACGCGATGAACCTGCTGGCCCGCAGCCTCCCCGAGGGCACCACCGTCGTCGTGTTCGACACCGAGCACCACGCCACGCTGCTGCCCTGGCCCGACGCCGTACGGCTCGCGCCGCCTGCCTTCCCCGGCGAGGCGATCCGGGCGGCCGACGAGGCGCTGACCGCGATCGAGGGCCCGGCCCTGCTCGTCGTGACCGCCGCCTCCAACGTCACGGGCGAGCTGTGGCCGATCGCCGGGCTGGCCCACGTCGCCCACCGGCACGGCGCGCGGATCGCCGTGGACGCGGCCCAGTACGTCCCCCATCGCGGGCTCAACCTCGCCGCGCTCGACCTCGACTACGTGGCGTTCTCCGGGCACAAGCTCTACGCCCCCTTCGGCGCCGGGGTGCTCGTGGGCCGCCCCGACTGGCTCGCCGACGCCGACCCGTACCTGCGCGGCGGCGGAGCCGTACGGTCCGTGGGCGAGACGGTGGACTGGAGCGACGACCCCGAGGCCCGGCACGAGGCCGGCACCCCCAACGTGCTCGGCGCGATCGCGCTCGCCGCCGCCTGCGACGCGCTGACCACGACCGGCTGGATCGCGCTGGTCCGGGAGGAGGAGCGGCTGCTCGCCCGCCTGCGCGCCGGGCTCGCCACGATCCCCGGCGTACGCGAGCTGTCCCTGTGGGGCCCCGACCACCCGCGCGTCGGCATCGTGTCGTTCGCCGTGGAGGGCCGCACGGCCCGGGAGGTCGCCGAGACGCTGTCGGCAGAGCACGGCATCGGCGTCAGGGACGGCAAGTTCTGCGCCCACCCGTTCGTCCGCCACCTCCTCGGCGGGGACGACGCCGGCTGCGCCGACGGCACGGTGAGCGCCGTACGCGCCTCGATCGGCATCGGCACCACCGAGGAGCACGTCGACCGCCTCGTCGACGCCCTACGCGAGATCGCCGCCGCCTGA
- a CDS encoding NADH-quinone oxidoreductase subunit D: protein MTTEQEGGRTERIVGLGAGADAVQAKELATEDMILNIGPQHPSTHGVLRLRLVLDGERMTAAEPIVGYMHRGAEKLFEVRDYRQIIVLANRHDWLSAFANELGVVLAVERMLGMQPPPRAVWARTLLAELNRVLSHLMFLGSYPLELGAITPVFYAFRERETLQHVMEEISGGRMHYMFNRVGGLKEELPLGWLDRVTAAVAAVRRRLPDIEELIAGNEIFLARTRGVGVLDRETIMQYGVSGPIARASGVDFDLRRDEPYLAYGELPVKVVTRSAGDCQARFQVLLEQVKVSLDLADACVERLRHLPPGPINQRLPKVLKAPEGHTYAWTENPLGLNGYYLVSRGEKTPWRLKLRSASYNNIQVLREMLPGNLVADMIAILGSMFFVVGDVDK, encoded by the coding sequence ATGACGACCGAGCAGGAGGGCGGGCGCACCGAACGCATCGTGGGGCTCGGCGCGGGAGCCGACGCCGTGCAGGCGAAGGAGCTGGCCACCGAGGACATGATCCTCAACATCGGCCCGCAGCACCCGTCCACCCACGGCGTGCTGCGGCTGCGGCTCGTCCTCGACGGCGAGCGCATGACGGCCGCCGAGCCGATCGTCGGCTACATGCACCGCGGCGCGGAGAAGCTGTTCGAGGTGCGCGACTACCGGCAGATCATCGTGCTGGCCAACCGGCACGACTGGCTGTCGGCGTTCGCCAACGAACTGGGCGTGGTGCTCGCGGTCGAGCGCATGCTGGGGATGCAGCCGCCGCCCAGGGCGGTGTGGGCCAGGACGCTGCTGGCCGAGCTCAACCGCGTGCTCAGCCACCTGATGTTCCTCGGCAGCTATCCCCTGGAGCTCGGCGCGATCACGCCGGTCTTCTACGCCTTCCGGGAGCGGGAGACCCTGCAGCACGTCATGGAGGAGATCTCCGGCGGCCGCATGCACTACATGTTCAACCGGGTGGGCGGGCTGAAGGAGGAGCTGCCCCTGGGCTGGCTCGACCGCGTCACCGCCGCCGTCGCGGCCGTGCGCCGGCGGCTGCCCGACATCGAGGAACTGATCGCCGGCAACGAGATCTTCCTGGCCCGCACCCGCGGCGTCGGCGTGCTCGACCGCGAGACGATCATGCAGTACGGCGTGAGCGGCCCGATCGCACGGGCCTCGGGCGTGGACTTCGACCTGCGGCGCGACGAGCCCTACCTCGCGTACGGCGAGCTGCCGGTGAAGGTCGTGACCCGGTCGGCCGGGGACTGCCAGGCCCGGTTCCAGGTGCTGCTCGAACAGGTCAAGGTCTCCCTCGACCTCGCCGACGCCTGCGTCGAGCGCCTGCGGCACCTGCCGCCCGGGCCGATCAACCAGCGGCTGCCGAAGGTGCTGAAGGCGCCCGAAGGCCACACGTACGCCTGGACGGAGAACCCGCTCGGCCTGAACGGCTACTACCTCGTGTCGCGGGGCGAGAAGACGCCGTGGCGGCTCAAGCTGCGCAGCGCCTCCTACAACAACATCCAGGTGCTGCGGGAGATGCTGCCGGGCAACCTGGTCGCGGACATGATCGCGATCCTCGGCTCGATGTTCTTCGTGGTCGGCGACGTCGACAAGTAG
- a CDS encoding DUF3180 domain-containing protein: MKPSNPGVLVGLVVVFALLTWGLLRQFYSMLPTLPWTAIPTTLLLAVGEAYTGWLTRARILRHPGTKPVEPLAVARLAALAKATAYAGAAFGGVFAGFVLRVLDLLDLDKPRQDAFVGGGSFVACVILVCAALFLEHCCRVPGKPSGET, encoded by the coding sequence GTGAAGCCCAGCAACCCCGGCGTGCTCGTCGGTCTGGTGGTCGTGTTCGCCCTGCTCACCTGGGGGCTGCTGCGGCAGTTCTACTCCATGTTGCCGACCCTGCCGTGGACCGCGATCCCCACCACGCTGCTGCTGGCCGTCGGCGAGGCGTACACGGGCTGGCTGACCCGGGCGAGGATCCTGCGCCACCCCGGCACCAAGCCCGTCGAGCCGCTCGCCGTCGCCCGTCTGGCGGCGCTGGCCAAGGCCACGGCGTACGCGGGGGCGGCGTTCGGCGGCGTCTTCGCCGGGTTCGTGCTGCGCGTGCTGGACCTGCTCGACCTGGACAAGCCACGGCAGGACGCGTTCGTCGGCGGCGGGTCGTTCGTGGCCTGCGTGATCCTGGTCTGCGCGGCGCTGTTCCTCGAGCACTGCTGCCGGGTGCCCGGCAAGCCCTCCGGGGAGACCTGA
- the folK gene encoding 2-amino-4-hydroxy-6-hydroxymethyldihydropteridine diphosphokinase: MRVVIALGSNLGRRIENLQGALDSLFDAPGLKFVAVSPVYETDPVGGPEQGPYLNAVVIAESMLDPRTLLDRAQSVENAFGRERKERWGPRTLDVDLIAVGALMSDDPELTLPHPRAHERAFVLVPWAQADPGAVLPGRGSVAALLAETDQSGVRLRTDLVLEPPV; the protein is encoded by the coding sequence ATGAGGGTCGTGATCGCGCTCGGCAGCAACCTCGGCCGCCGTATCGAGAACCTCCAGGGGGCCCTCGACTCGCTGTTCGACGCCCCCGGCCTCAAGTTCGTGGCGGTGTCACCGGTCTACGAGACCGATCCGGTCGGCGGCCCCGAGCAGGGCCCGTACCTGAACGCGGTGGTGATCGCCGAGAGCATGCTCGACCCCCGCACGCTGCTGGACCGCGCGCAGAGCGTCGAGAACGCCTTCGGCCGCGAGCGCAAGGAGCGGTGGGGGCCGAGGACGCTCGACGTGGACCTCATCGCGGTCGGCGCCCTGATGTCCGACGACCCCGAGCTCACGCTCCCGCACCCCCGGGCGCACGAGCGGGCGTTCGTCCTGGTTCCGTGGGCGCAGGCCGATCCGGGTGCGGTCCTGCCCGGGCGCGGCTCGGTCGCGGCCCTGCTGGCCGAGACGGACCAGAGCGGGGTACGGCTGCGCACCGACCTCGTGCTCGAACCCCCGGTCTGA
- the folB gene encoding dihydroneopterin aldolase, translating into MRPTTSRDTVRLTGLRARGRHGCLPAERELGQEFVIDVALRFDTAPAAAADDLTLTVDYGALAGELVRIVEGEPVNLIETLAERLAAACLAHERVEEAEVSVHKPAAPIPLPFADVVVTIRRGRA; encoded by the coding sequence GTGCGGCCGACGACCAGTCGTGACACGGTGCGGCTGACGGGCCTGCGGGCCCGCGGCAGGCACGGCTGCCTGCCCGCCGAGCGCGAGCTGGGCCAGGAGTTCGTGATCGACGTGGCCCTGCGCTTCGACACCGCCCCGGCGGCCGCGGCCGACGACCTGACCCTCACGGTCGACTACGGGGCACTGGCGGGGGAGCTGGTCCGCATCGTGGAGGGCGAGCCGGTCAACCTCATCGAGACCCTCGCCGAGCGGCTGGCGGCGGCCTGCCTGGCCCACGAGCGGGTCGAGGAGGCGGAGGTCAGCGTGCACAAACCGGCGGCGCCCATCCCGCTGCCGTTCGCCGACGTGGTGGTGACGATCAGAAGGGGGCGCGCATGA
- a CDS encoding nuclear transport factor 2 family protein has product MPTGTPMKDIEELNQAFYNAIESGDLDAMSEIWIEDVPGRPAMCVHPGWPMLTGRSEVLRSWALIMANTPYIQFVLTDVQTTVIGDVAVVTCAENILTAADTDEPGFAAGRVVASSTYVRTGTGWRLWLYHGSPVLQSDDDDDEEEQEH; this is encoded by the coding sequence ATGCCGACAGGGACGCCGATGAAGGACATCGAGGAGCTCAACCAGGCGTTCTACAACGCCATCGAGAGCGGCGACCTCGACGCGATGTCGGAGATCTGGATCGAGGACGTCCCGGGACGTCCGGCCATGTGCGTCCATCCGGGCTGGCCCATGCTGACCGGACGGTCGGAGGTGCTCCGCTCCTGGGCGCTCATCATGGCCAACACGCCGTACATCCAGTTCGTGCTGACCGACGTGCAGACGACCGTGATCGGGGACGTCGCCGTGGTCACCTGCGCGGAGAACATCCTGACGGCCGCCGACACCGACGAGCCGGGCTTCGCGGCCGGCCGGGTCGTCGCGTCCAGCACCTACGTGCGCACCGGAACCGGGTGGCGGCTGTGGCTCTACCACGGCTCACCGGTCCTCCAGAGCGACGATGACGACGACGAGGAGGAGCAGGAGCATTGA
- the folP gene encoding dihydropteroate synthase gives MTAASVPGMPESGRCLVMGVVNVTPDSFSDGGQWFDAGVAIRHGLDLVAEGADIVDVGGESTRPGAARVSLEEELRRVEPVIRALSQEGVTVSVDTMRAEVAEAAVEAGAKLVNDVSGGLADPAMPRVVAATGVPYVVMHWRGHSRDMESRAIYGDVVTEVAEELRKRVDSVLAEGVREEQIVLDPGLGFSKNAEHNWALLGGIGELNRLGRPLLIGASRKRFLGRLLAGPDGEPRPFDGSDDATLAVTALAARSGAWCVRVHRVRPNADAVRVAAAWRAAGVRHADEGR, from the coding sequence ATGACCGCAGCAAGTGTGCCCGGTATGCCCGAGTCTGGGCGCTGTCTGGTCATGGGCGTGGTCAACGTGACCCCCGACTCCTTCTCCGATGGCGGCCAGTGGTTCGACGCCGGCGTCGCGATCCGGCACGGCCTCGACCTGGTGGCCGAGGGCGCCGACATCGTGGACGTGGGCGGCGAGTCCACCCGCCCGGGTGCGGCCCGCGTCTCCCTGGAGGAGGAGCTCCGCCGCGTCGAGCCGGTGATCCGCGCGCTCAGCCAGGAGGGCGTGACCGTCAGCGTCGACACCATGCGCGCGGAGGTGGCCGAGGCGGCCGTCGAGGCCGGGGCGAAGCTCGTCAACGACGTGAGCGGCGGGCTGGCCGACCCCGCCATGCCGCGGGTGGTGGCCGCGACCGGCGTGCCGTACGTCGTGATGCACTGGCGGGGGCACAGCCGCGACATGGAGAGCCGGGCCATCTACGGCGACGTCGTGACCGAGGTGGCGGAGGAGCTGCGCAAGCGGGTCGACTCCGTGCTCGCCGAGGGCGTGCGGGAGGAGCAGATCGTGCTCGACCCCGGCCTCGGGTTCTCCAAGAACGCCGAACACAACTGGGCCCTGCTGGGCGGCATCGGCGAGCTGAACCGCCTCGGCCGTCCGCTGCTGATCGGAGCGTCCCGCAAACGCTTCCTCGGCCGCCTGCTGGCGGGGCCGGACGGCGAACCCAGGCCGTTCGACGGGAGCGACGACGCCACGCTCGCCGTCACCGCGCTCGCGGCGCGGTCCGGCGCCTGGTGCGTGCGGGTGCACCGGGTGCGGCCGAACGCCGACGCGGTGCGTGTGGCAGCCGCCTGGCGGGCAGCAGGCGTACGACACGCTGACGAGGGCCGGTGA
- the folE gene encoding GTP cyclohydrolase I FolE has protein sequence MAEPMAGPPPGFDHDRIEKAVREILFAIGEDPDRDGLRDTPARVARAYAEQFAGLGQRPEDALTTMFDADHDEMVLVKDIEVMSTCEHHLLPFHGVAHIGYTPNEKGRITGLSKLARLVDVYARRPQVQERMTSQIADGLMKVLEPRGVIVVIEAEHMCMTMRGVRKPGAKTLTSAVRGDFRTCEATRAEAMSLILRG, from the coding sequence ATGGCCGAACCCATGGCGGGGCCGCCCCCCGGCTTCGACCACGACCGGATCGAGAAGGCGGTCCGGGAGATCCTGTTCGCGATCGGGGAGGACCCCGATCGCGACGGGCTCCGGGACACCCCCGCCCGGGTGGCCAGGGCGTATGCCGAGCAGTTCGCCGGGCTCGGCCAGCGCCCCGAGGACGCGCTGACCACGATGTTCGACGCGGACCACGACGAGATGGTGCTCGTCAAGGACATCGAGGTGATGTCCACCTGCGAGCACCATCTGCTCCCGTTCCACGGCGTGGCCCACATCGGCTACACCCCGAACGAGAAGGGCCGCATCACCGGCCTGTCCAAGCTGGCCAGGCTGGTGGACGTCTACGCCCGCCGGCCGCAGGTCCAGGAGCGGATGACCTCCCAGATCGCCGACGGCCTGATGAAGGTCCTCGAACCTCGGGGGGTGATCGTGGTGATCGAGGCCGAGCACATGTGCATGACCATGCGCGGCGTGCGCAAACCCGGCGCGAAGACGCTCACCTCGGCCGTCCGCGGCGATTTCCGCACCTGTGAGGCGACCAGGGCCGAGGCCATGTCGCTGATCCTGCGCGGCTGA
- the ftsH gene encoding ATP-dependent zinc metalloprotease FtsH: MDLKRFTRGPLLWILGIVLLLLLVTTMFGGDGNYATADTSTVVQQIQQGNVKSATVVDKDQRVELTLNKPIEVAGKTTDRIQAPWVEGQGVQLAQALDQAKPSQGWTVEVPKQNFLVSLLVSFLPIIIVVLLFLFIMNQMQGGGSRVMNFGKSRAKLITKDTPKTTFADVAGADEAIEELQEIKEFLQAPAKFQAIGAKIPKGVLLYGPPGTGKTLLARAVAGEAGVPFYSISGSDFVEMFVGVGASRVRDLFEQAKANAPAIIFIDEIDAVGRHRGAGLGGGHDEREQTLNQLLVEMDGFDVKGGVILIAATNRPDILDPALLRPGRFDRQVVIDRPDLEGRKGILRVHGRGKPFASDVDLDVIARRTPGFTGADLANVINEAALLTARQDQKLITMSTLEESIDRVMAGPERKSRVMSDQEKKIIAYHEGGHALVAHALPNSDPVHKITILSRGRALGYTMTLPMEDKFLATRSEMMDQLAMLLGGRTAEELVFHEPTTGASNDIEKATSIARRMVTEYGMSERLGARKFGSGNGEVFLGREMGHERDYSEQIASAIDEEVRRLIESAHDQAWEILVQYRDVLDNLVLELMEKETLSREQVLEIFSPVVPKEKRPSYAGYGKRLPSDRPPVITPKERANGNGQALPAGGAGSTPWANDQSAQRDEA; encoded by the coding sequence ATGGATCTCAAGCGATTTACACGTGGCCCACTGCTGTGGATCCTGGGCATCGTATTGCTTCTCCTGCTCGTCACCACGATGTTCGGCGGAGACGGCAACTACGCCACCGCTGACACCTCGACGGTCGTCCAGCAGATCCAGCAGGGCAATGTCAAGAGCGCGACCGTGGTCGACAAGGACCAGCGCGTCGAGCTGACACTGAACAAGCCCATCGAGGTCGCGGGCAAGACGACCGACCGCATCCAGGCCCCCTGGGTCGAGGGTCAGGGCGTCCAGCTCGCGCAGGCGCTCGACCAGGCCAAGCCCAGCCAGGGCTGGACGGTCGAGGTGCCGAAGCAGAACTTCCTCGTGAGCCTGCTGGTCAGCTTCCTGCCGATCATCATCGTCGTGCTGCTCTTCCTGTTCATCATGAACCAGATGCAGGGCGGCGGCTCCCGGGTCATGAACTTCGGCAAGTCGCGGGCCAAGCTGATCACCAAGGACACCCCGAAGACCACCTTCGCCGACGTGGCGGGTGCCGACGAGGCCATCGAGGAGCTCCAGGAGATCAAGGAGTTCCTCCAGGCGCCGGCCAAGTTCCAGGCCATCGGCGCGAAGATCCCCAAGGGCGTGCTGCTGTACGGCCCGCCCGGCACCGGCAAGACCCTGCTCGCGCGCGCCGTCGCGGGTGAGGCGGGCGTGCCGTTCTACTCGATCTCCGGTTCCGACTTCGTCGAGATGTTCGTCGGCGTCGGCGCCTCCCGCGTCCGCGACCTGTTCGAGCAGGCCAAGGCGAACGCCCCGGCGATCATCTTCATCGACGAGATCGACGCCGTCGGCCGGCACCGCGGCGCGGGCCTGGGCGGCGGCCACGACGAGCGTGAGCAGACGCTGAACCAGCTCCTCGTCGAGATGGACGGCTTCGACGTCAAGGGCGGCGTGATCCTCATCGCCGCCACCAACCGCCCCGACATCCTCGACCCCGCCCTGCTGCGTCCCGGCCGCTTCGACCGGCAGGTCGTCATCGACCGGCCCGACCTGGAGGGCCGCAAGGGCATCCTGCGCGTCCACGGCCGCGGCAAGCCGTTCGCCTCGGACGTCGACCTCGACGTGATCGCCCGCAGGACCCCCGGCTTCACCGGCGCCGACCTCGCCAACGTGATCAACGAGGCGGCCCTGCTGACCGCCCGTCAGGACCAGAAGCTCATCACGATGTCGACTCTGGAGGAGTCGATCGACCGCGTGATGGCCGGTCCCGAGCGCAAGTCCCGGGTCATGTCGGACCAGGAGAAGAAGATCATCGCGTACCACGAGGGCGGCCACGCCCTGGTGGCCCACGCGCTGCCCAACTCCGACCCGGTTCACAAGATCACGATCCTGTCCCGCGGCCGCGCGCTCGGTTACACGATGACGCTGCCGATGGAGGACAAGTTCCTGGCGACCCGGTCCGAGATGATGGACCAGCTCGCCATGCTGCTCGGCGGCCGCACGGCGGAGGAGCTCGTCTTCCACGAGCCCACCACCGGCGCGTCCAACGACATCGAGAAGGCGACCTCGATCGCCCGCCGCATGGTCACCGAGTACGGCATGAGCGAGCGGCTCGGCGCCCGCAAGTTCGGCAGCGGCAACGGCGAGGTCTTCCTCGGCCGTGAGATGGGCCACGAGCGCGACTACTCCGAGCAGATCGCCTCGGCGATCGACGAGGAGGTCCGCCGCCTCATCGAGAGCGCGCACGACCAGGCGTGGGAGATCCTCGTCCAGTACCGCGACGTGCTCGACAACCTCGTGCTCGAACTGATGGAGAAGGAGACGCTCTCCCGGGAGCAGGTCCTCGAGATCTTCTCGCCCGTCGTGCCCAAGGAGAAGCGCCCCTCCTACGCCGGATACGGCAAGCGCCTGCCGTCCGACCGTCCTCCGGTCATCACCCCGAAGGAGCGCGCCAACGGCAACGGCCAGGCGCTGCCCGCCGGCGGCGCCGGCTCGACGCCGTGGGCCAACGACCAGTCGGCGCAGCGGGACGAGGCCTGA
- the hpt gene encoding hypoxanthine phosphoribosyltransferase translates to MDAADMGKDLSRVLISEQELQEKIRELAGRIDADYAGRELLIVGVLKGAVMVMADLARALHVPVQMDWMAVSSYGAGTKSSGVVRVLKDLDTDIAGRHVLVVEDIIDSGLTLSWLLNNLKSRDPASVEICTLLRKPDAVKVELDVRYVGFDIPNEFVIGFGLDYAERYRNLPFIGTLAPHVYGGE, encoded by the coding sequence GTGGACGCAGCAGACATGGGCAAGGATCTCTCCAGAGTCCTCATCTCCGAGCAGGAGCTGCAGGAGAAGATCAGGGAACTGGCGGGCCGGATCGACGCCGACTACGCCGGCAGGGAACTGTTGATCGTCGGCGTGCTCAAGGGGGCGGTCATGGTCATGGCCGACCTCGCCCGCGCGCTGCACGTGCCCGTGCAGATGGACTGGATGGCCGTCTCCTCGTACGGCGCCGGGACCAAGTCGTCCGGTGTCGTGCGGGTGCTGAAGGACCTCGACACCGACATCGCCGGCCGGCACGTGCTCGTGGTCGAGGACATCATCGACTCCGGGCTGACGCTTTCGTGGCTCCTGAACAACCTGAAGTCGCGCGACCCGGCGTCCGTGGAGATCTGCACCCTGCTGCGCAAGCCGGACGCGGTGAAGGTGGAGTTGGACGTCCGTTACGTAGGTTTTGACATCCCCAACGAGTTCGTCATCGGGTTCGGCCTCGATTACGCGGAGCGCTATCGCAACCTGCCGTTCATCGGGACTCTTGCGCCTCATGTGTACGGAGGGGAGTAA